The DNA segment CCCTGCCCCAATACCAGAACCTGTGCAGTAATGAGGAAGCCTGTCATCGGCGTGACCCCTGACTTCAATGCCGGTGACAGGAAAGATATGGGGGGAGCTGAGCCCACCTACTTCCTGAGAGCTCGGTACATTCGGGCCATCGAAGAGCTCGGTGGCGTTCCTTTAATCCTACCCTTAGTGGCTGCAGCAGCTGATCGACGGCGACTTCTTGACGGCATTGATGGACTTCTCCTTACCGGCAGCGGCCCTGATCTTCCGCCGCGTCTGTACGGAGAAAAGCAGCGCTACAAATTTCCATTGGTCAGTGAGAGGCGTGCGGGCTTCGAGTTGGAAATGGTGCGGCAGGCTAGGCGACGGGACCTTCCGCTTTTGGGGATTTGCGGAGGGATGCAGGCTGTGAACGTGGCATGCGGAGGCAGTCTCTTTCAGGATATCCCTGCCCAGGTTCCAGAGGCGATGGATCATCGGCAAAAGACGAAAGCGGTCTCTATCTCACATGCGGTGACCGTGTTACCGAAGAGCCTCCTGAAGCAGATTGTTGGAAAAGAAACCCTGATGGTGAACAGTTCCCATCATCAGTCCGTGAAAGCCGTTGCTCCATCACTCATAGCCAGTGCGGTGGCTCCCGATGGCATTGTTGAGGCCATTGAGTCCCCTAGCCATCGATTTCTACTTGCCATTCAATGGCATCCTGAGTTTCTATTCGACCGACACATGGCTCACCGTCGGCTCTTTGAGGCTCTGTTACGTGCCGCGCGGCGGACCCGGGCATGAGCTTTCGGGACGGTTCAGAAAGGCCGAACCATTCTTGGTCGGTAGTCCTCCGGTATGCTCTTGCGGTTCAAACGGGCGTTTTGCCGGTGATCTCTTCGTGCCAAAGCTTCGCGTCTGAGGCCGGAGACTCGCTGTGAGCAATCCCTTCTTCCGGACGAAACCCATTGATCAAATTCTGTCCGATGCCGAGCAGCCGGAGCATCGCCTCAAGAAAACACTGACAGCGTGGGACCTGACGGCGCTGGGGATTGGCGCGATTATAGGAACCGGGATCTTTGTCTTGGTCGGGACTGCCATTGTGGGTGATGCTCATCGACCGGGGGCGGGGCCTGGGATTGTTCTTTCCTTCGTCCTTTCCGGTGTCACCTGTGCGCTGGCAGCCCTCTGTTATGCTGAGTTCTCGGCCATGATTCCGGTGGCAG comes from the Nitrospira sp. genome and includes:
- a CDS encoding gamma-glutamyl-gamma-aminobutyrate hydrolase family protein translates to MRKPVIGVTPDFNAGDRKDMGGAEPTYFLRARYIRAIEELGGVPLILPLVAAAADRRRLLDGIDGLLLTGSGPDLPPRLYGEKQRYKFPLVSERRAGFELEMVRQARRRDLPLLGICGGMQAVNVACGGSLFQDIPAQVPEAMDHRQKTKAVSISHAVTVLPKSLLKQIVGKETLMVNSSHHQSVKAVAPSLIASAVAPDGIVEAIESPSHRFLLAIQWHPEFLFDRHMAHRRLFEALLRAARRTRA